The following proteins are co-located in the Manihot esculenta cultivar AM560-2 chromosome 7, M.esculenta_v8, whole genome shotgun sequence genome:
- the LOC110619179 gene encoding serine/threonine-protein kinase TOR isoform X2 encodes MSMVGYLLGLGDRHPSNLMLHRFSGKILHIGFGDCFQASMNREKFPEKVAFRLTRMLVKAMEVSGIEGNFQSTCENVMQVLRTNKDSVMAMMEESAASRELPQPQRSACERELLEAVNLLVMLMRF; translated from the exons ATGAGCATG GTGGGTTACCTTCTTGGCTTAGGTGATCGACACCCAAGCAACCTTATGCTGCACCGCTTTAG tgGGAAGATCTTGCATATTGGCTTCGGAGACTGCTTCCAAGCTTCAATGAACCGAGAGAAATTCCCTGAGAAG GTCGCGTTCCGCTTGACTAGGATGCTTGTGAAAGCTATGGAGGTCAGTGGTATAGAGGGCAACTTTCAGTCCACTTGTGAAAATGTGATGCAAGTTCTTCGGACAAATAAGGACAGTGTTATGGCAATGATGGAG GAATCCGCTGCGAGTAGAGAGCTTCCCCAACCTCAACGAAGTGCTTGCGAGAGAGAACTTCTTGAG GCTGTTAATCTCTTGGTGATGCTAATGAGGTTTTGA
- the LOC110619179 gene encoding serine/threonine-protein kinase TOR isoform X1, which translates to MSMVGYLLGLGDRHPSNLMLHRFSGKILHIGFGDCFQASMNREKFPEKVAFRLTRMLVKAMEVSGIEGNFQSTCENVMQVLRTNKDSVMAMMEAFVHDPLMNWRLFNFNEVPQMSMFANTHASAVVNAEESAASRELPQPQRSACERELLEAVNLLVMLMRF; encoded by the exons ATGAGCATG GTGGGTTACCTTCTTGGCTTAGGTGATCGACACCCAAGCAACCTTATGCTGCACCGCTTTAG tgGGAAGATCTTGCATATTGGCTTCGGAGACTGCTTCCAAGCTTCAATGAACCGAGAGAAATTCCCTGAGAAG GTCGCGTTCCGCTTGACTAGGATGCTTGTGAAAGCTATGGAGGTCAGTGGTATAGAGGGCAACTTTCAGTCCACTTGTGAAAATGTGATGCAAGTTCTTCGGACAAATAAGGACAGTGTTATGGCAATGATGGAG GCATTTGTTCATGATCCCCTCATGAACTGGCGTCTTTTCAATTTCAATGAAGTCCCTCAAATGTCCATGTTTGCTAATACTCATGCTTCTGCTGTTGTGAATGCTGAGGAATCCGCTGCGAGTAGAGAGCTTCCCCAACCTCAACGAAGTGCTTGCGAGAGAGAACTTCTTGAG GCTGTTAATCTCTTGGTGATGCTAATGAGGTTTTGA